A genomic segment from Aspergillus puulaauensis MK2 DNA, chromosome 1, nearly complete sequence encodes:
- a CDS encoding isocitrate lyase/PEP mutase family protein (COG:C;~EggNog:ENOG410QDJM;~InterPro:IPR039556,IPR015813,IPR040442;~PFAM:PF13714;~go_function: GO:0003824 - catalytic activity [Evidence IEA]), giving the protein MSVPYPFKFTTPNQPTSSSNGETVPLTITLENVRGRIPSAQVSRLRTMMLEAHNDPSKIIAHACSYDGLSSRLVEESGFPIVFLAGYAVASSFGLPDTGYIAMEDLCKKIQEVVRQVDIPVMADGDTGYGSPMNVKRTVESFAAAGAAGVMIEDQTWPKRCGHTKGKSVVPRGEAYARIQAAVDARNEGQDIFILARTDALIHGWDEAMTRAKEFKRIGVDAVFVEALPDRESMQRCVQELGIPTFANIIEGGKTENLSAKDLAELGFCSVAYPWTLVAAKLKSIRETLDALKKSMTEGPPPMILSYAEVCKGVGFNKYWDREARYEFNQNGLVNQPK; this is encoded by the exons ATGTCCGTCCCATACCCCTTCAAGTTCACTACTCCCAACCAgccaacctcctccagcaatGGCGAGACAGTACCTCTCACCATTACGCTCGAAAATGTCCGCGGCCGAATCCCTTCTGCACAAGTGTCACGTCTCCGCACAATGATGTTGGAAGCACACAACGACCCCAGCAAGATCATCGCCCACGCCTGTTCCTACGACGGACTGTCCTCTCGACTCGTCGAAGAATCCGGGTTCCCCATCGTATTCCTGGCCGGCTATGCGGTAGCCAGCAGCTTCGGACTACCAGATACAGGTTATATTGCCATGGAGGATCTCTGCAAGAAAATCCAAGAGGTAGTGCGCCAGGTGGATATTCCTGTTATGGCGGACGGCGATACCGGATACGGAAGCCCCATGAATGTCAAGAGGACGGTGGAGTCattcgctgctgcaggcgctgcaggtgTTATGATCGAGGATCAGACTTGGCCTAAAC GATGCGGTCATACCAAGGGCAAGTCTGTTGTTCCTCGCGGTGAAGCCTACGCGCGTatccaggctgctgttgaCGCCCGCAACGAGGGGCAGGATATCTTCATTCTCGCCCGCACGGATGCACTAATTCATGGCTGGGACGAAGCAATGACTCGTGCCAAGGAGTTCAAAAGGATTGGCGTTGATGCCGTCTTTGTCGAGGCCTTGCCAGACAGAGAGTCTATGCAACGATGTGTTCAAGAGCTTGGCATTCCTACCTTCGCTAATATTATTGAGGGTGGTAAGACAGAGAACCTCTCTGCGAAGGACCTTGCGGAGCTTGGCTTCTGCTCCGTTGCTTACCCGTGGACGCTCGTCGCGGCTAAGCTGAAGAGCATTCGGGAGACACTGGACGCACTGAAGAAGAGTATGACCGAGGGACCACCACCGATGATCTTGAGCTATGCAGAAGTTTGCAAGGGGGTGGGATTCAACAAGTACTGG GATCGGGAGGCTCGGTACGAGTTCAACCAGAATGGTTTGGTCAACCAGCCCAAGTGA
- a CDS encoding putative MFS transporter (COG:G;~EggNog:ENOG410QDHJ;~InterPro:IPR020846,IPR011701,IPR036259;~PFAM:PF07690;~TransMembrane:10 (i86-107o113-133i140-162o174-196i208-228o313-332i339-359o371-391i403-423o429-453i);~go_function: GO:0022857 - transmembrane transporter activity [Evidence IEA];~go_process: GO:0055085 - transmembrane transport [Evidence IEA]): protein MTTETKEEKPLHLEQVQPQDVECVGKIEQPIQVSATEEALIRKKFDRRVLPIVCILYVLSYLDRGNIGNAKTAGIDKDLGLSDSQWAWVLNAFYICYVLFEWTTVFWKLFPAHIYITALCICWGAAAMCAGAVNNMAELVVCRCLLGVFEAAFGAGAPYFLSMFYQRRELGFRISFLLGMSPVANCFASALAYGITHIKHSTMESWRFLFIIEGAPTVLFAIVVFFFLPDSPGTAKFLSETEQTTATERLQTIDRTAKNRLDIGQVLAGLTDYKNYVHTLIHFCCNYSFAGLSNFLPTIIQHMGYTSINAQGLAAPPYFVSFLFCVGAAIFSDRYGKRGLVIVFFSTIGMVGYLILAAVQDENKVGPRYLGVWLATCGVFPALCINITWLLNNQGGDSKKGAGMALLAVFGQCSSFVSSTAFPDSEGPIYIRGCAVGCALTGCIALMAGGLYLKLNHENKKRDRLYGPVTHDIRVDVTKDGDANPQFRYLV from the exons ATGACCACTGAAACTAAAGAAGAGAAGCCGCTCCATTTGGAGCAAGTCCAGCCTCAAGACGTTGAATGTGTGGGAAAGATAGAGCAGCCCATCCAAGTCTCAGCGACTGAGGAAGCTCTTATCCGGAAGAAG TTCGACCGCCGTGTTCTTCCGATAGTCTGTATCCTTTACGTATTGTCCTACTTGGATAGAG GAAACATCGGCAATGCTAAAACCGCCGGCATCGACAAGGACCTCGGGCTAAGCGACTCGCAATGGGCCTGGGTCTTGAATGCCTTCTATATCTGCTATGTGCTCTTCGAATGGACCACTGTGTTCTGGAAGCTTTTCCCTGCCCACATCTACATCACCGCGCTATGTATCTG CTGGGGTGCAGCGGCTATGTGTGCTGGTGCAGTCAATAATATGGCGGAATTGGTTGTTTGTCGATGCCTCCTGGGAGTGTTCGAGGCCGCGTTTGGAGCCGGTGCGCCCTACTTCCTGTCAATGTTTTATCAACGACGGGAACTCGGGTTTCGTATCTCATTCCTACTGGGAATGTCCCCGGTTGCCAACTGTTTTGCCAGCGCTCTCGCCTACGGGATAACGCATATAAAGCATTCGACGATGGAATCATGGCGGTTTTTGTTCATTATCG AGGGCGCGCCCACTGTCCTATTTGCGATagttgtcttcttcttcctccccgacTCCCCCGGTACCGCGAAGTTCCTCTCCGAGACTGAACAGACCACTGCGACTGAGCGTCTTCAGACAATCGACCGTACAGCTAAAAACAGACTTGACATTGGTCAAGTTCTTGCCGGGTTGACCGACTACAAGAACTACGTACATACCCTGATCCATTTCTGCTGCAACTACTCCTTTGCGGGCCTCTCGAATTTTCTCCCCACAATTATCCAGCACATGGGATACACGTCGATCAACGCCCAAGGGCTTGCGGCTCCCCCATACTTCGTCTCATTTCTATTCTGCGTGGGCGCGGCCATATTCTCCGACCGTTATGGAAAAAGAGGTCTTGTGATCGTGTTCTTCTCTACCATTGGAATGGTCGGGTACTTGATTCTTGCGGCCGTGCAGGACGAGAACAAGGTCGGGCCCCGGTATCTTGGAGTCTGGCTGGCTACATGCGGTGTCTTCCCTGCGCTCTGTATCAACATAACTTGGCTATTGAACAACCAGGGGGGCGACTCTAAGAAGGGAGCTGGCATGGCTCTGCTGGCAGTGTTCGGGCAGTGCTCGAGTTTCGTCAGTAGTACTGCGTTTCCTGACTCGGAAGG TCCTATTTACATCCGAGGCTGTGCCGTTGGATGCGCGTTGACGGGGTGTATTGCGCTTATGGCAGGAGGGTTGTACTTGAAGTTGAACCACGAGAACAAAAAGCGAGATAGGCTTTATGGGCCAGTGACTCACGATATACGCGTCGATGTGACGAAGGACGGTGATGCAAATCCTCAGTTCCGCTACTTGGTTTAG
- a CDS encoding uncharacterized protein (COG:S;~EggNog:ENOG410QE3U;~TransMembrane:1 (o268-287i)) → MRDPPSTEQEFPMQDRWREDVVEPTRRSERMSWMLVSSALALAHELGVFDSRDHVGDAKGQDQIAGPDVESYLQDLGLRRQRLPSLLFVTVNLLASRIGCTSIMPDHSKQSSLDRVMVVDPEWAIFMNSWVDLTGLTRTLRETFFTVIKSNDTQCIDFESLEQWKIQLAAWKDRHHDVEKFRYDNILQIEYQYLRVFASSLGVQGIVERVLSDTLPQGTIDATFVSQARQLNMSRNEYEFIEEVIDGACVILTRIVSLSDPRCLPMRVLSRMISSSIFLLKALALGVRKTKLQESLHLLDAAIAALLSNPLDDIHLVSRYATLLKTHVSRLRQTFVSSGRVESQSNEPSQDETDDTNELEQPPQAEITWDPDLMHWSDQVDFNDWLSLPLDPLMAPFGSWDGGQGDLGLDSDCLDLDFIWNLPP, encoded by the exons ATGCGAGATCCACCTTCTACTGAACAGGAATTCCCCATGCAGGACCGTTGGAGGGAGGATGTTGTGGAGCCAACAAGACGGTCAGAACGAATGTCTTGGATGCTTGTTAGTTCCGCGCTGGCACTTGCGCACGAACTCGGTGTGTTCGACTCAAGAGACCATGTGGGCGACGCGAAAGGACAGGATCAGATTGCAGGTCCAGACGTTGAAAGCTATCTCCAGGATTTGGGGCTCAGACGCCAGCGTCTTCCGTCGTTGCTATTTGTGACTGTGAATTTACTAGCATCTAGAATCGGCTGCACATCTATCATGCCGGATCACTCTAAACAATCGAGCCTTGATAGGGTTATGGTCGTCGACCCTGAATGGGCGATATTCATGAACTCGTGGGTAGATCTAACAGGGTTGACTCGGACGCTGCGAGAAACATTCTTCACTGTGATCAAGAGCAATGACACCCAGTGTATTGATTTTGAGTCTCTAGAGCAATGGAAAATACAGCTTGCAGCTTGGAAAGACCGTCATCACGACGTTGAGA AATTTCGCTATGATAATATCCTCCAAATTGAGTACCAATACCTGAGGGTTTTTGCCAGCTCCCTTGGAGTCCAGGGTATCGTTGAACGCGTGCTATCCGACACGCTCCCGCAAGGAACAATCGACGCAACGTTTGTCTCGCAGGCACGTCAACTCAATATGAGCAGGAATGAGTATGAGTTTATTGAAGAAGTCATCGATGGGGCCTGCGTAATCCTGACACGTATCGTATCGCTCTCGGACCCCCGATGTCTTCCGATGAGGGTATTGTCGCGCATGATAAGCTCCTCAATATTTCTTCTCAAAGCGCTAGCCCTAGGCGTGCGAAAGACCAAGTTACAAGAGTCTCTACACTTGCTGGATGCGGCAAtagctgctcttctttctaACCCACTAGATGATATCCATCTTGTCTCAAGATACGCCACGCTGCTCAAGACCCATGTGTCGCGCTTGCGACAGACATTCGTTAGCTCTGGGCGAGTGGAGAGCCAGAGTAATGAACCAAGCCAGGATGAAACAGACGATACTAACGAACTAGAACAGCCGCCCCAAGCAGAAATTACATGGGATCCTGATTTGATGCACTGGTCTGACCAAGTTGACTTCAACGACTGGTTGTCTCTTCCGTTAGACCCCCTGATGGCCCCCTTCGGATCCTGGGATGGGGGCCAAGGGGATTTAGGGCTAGATTCCGACTGTTTAGACCTGGACTTTATTTGGAATCTTCCTCCATAG
- a CDS encoding DUF614 domain protein (COG:S;~EggNog:ENOG410PRSR;~InterPro:IPR006461;~PFAM:PF04749) — protein MGVNNRYSFVETPMEMSPPNQFHSQPPSDPAAQDTPSVHQSPHYDIEKAQFAAQGPDIQQHPALHAPFADHTPQQSATESRGQNIDPPGSPGALPIKTDPYTQSHGYGRQNLPIAPDANPLQSPTIPYFPPPVRAPTAQTPAAIEFAPYHQPGQIPHPNQQVKGGGWSLGLCDCSSFAGACCLGLVCPCILYGRTQHRLALRSRKEDPTNMLGHETCNGSCTAMALLCGFQWLLATVQHTRTRRAYAIQGSIASDCVRATCCTCCTLIQDEKEIMKREEERAKASRASGATLVSPYTAPVPMSYGPPPR, from the exons ATGGGGGTTAACAACCGATACTCCTTTGTGGAAACGCCAATGGAAATGTCTCCTCCAAACCAGTTCCATTCGCAACCTCCCTCCGACCCAGCTGCTCAGGACACTCCTTCGGTTCACCAGTCGCCCCATTATGACATTGAGAAGGCGCAGTTTGCTGCTCAAGGCCCGGAtattcaacaacatcccgcCCTCCATGCCCCGTTCGCTGACCATACACCTCAACAATCCGCGACAGAATCTCGGGGCCAGAATATAGATCCCCCGGGTTCCCCCGGTGCTCTTCCAATCAAGACAGATCCTTATACGCAAAGTCATGGGTATGGACGTCAAAATTTGCCCATAGCCCCCGACGCAAACCCTCTTCAATCGCCTACAATACCTTACTTTCCTCCTCCCGTTAGGGCACCGACAGCGCAAACACCAGCCGCAATTGAATTTGCGCCATACCATCAACCAGGCCAGATACCACATCCAAACCAGCAGGTAAAGGGCGGTGGATGGAGTCTTGGTCTATGCGATTGCTCGAGTTTTGCGGGGGCGTGTTGCCTTGGCCTCGTATGCCCATGTATTTTGTATGGTAGGACTCAACATCGTCTGGCGTTGAGGTCGCGAAAAGAGGATCCAACGAACATGCTGGGACACGAGACATGTAATGGGTCCTGCACCGCTATGGCTCTGTTATGCGGCTTTCAAT GGCTTTTGGCTACCGTCCAACACACTCGAACCCGCAGAGCATATGCGATTCAGGGTAGCATTGCATCTGACTGCGTTCGCGCAACCTGCTGCACGTGCTGTACGCTTATccaggatgagaaggagataATGAAaagagaggaggagcgggCGAAAGCATCCAGAGCCTCGGGAGCTACATTGGTATCTCCGTACACGGCCCCGGTGCCGATGTCGTACGGTCCACCCCCAAGGTGA
- the RIM21 gene encoding PalH/RIM21 family protein (COG:U;~EggNog:ENOG410PFGZ;~InterPro:IPR014844;~PFAM:PF08733;~TransMembrane:6 (i90-109o150-168i228-247o267-290i302-325o337-355i)) — MAMEHNDGRLAPRQIWAAPTSTTTRSYVPGCTPFLLPSDGYIFLNRTYSISLTDNVIYDPMCTSTPTNTDYADAALDTRDPFYASVTPQLYAMGCATVVSYLLVIILLITPRTFYVGGPGGGANFLGRHGMVSGSYSNNSSVVGVGGRPWLQKLAALLVAISLTIATADSFRVAERQYDHGYSDAEALTSEVIDGTEIKVVRIISSTFLWLAQVQTLIRLFPRHKEKVMIKWAGFALIVLDTIFAILDKFLVKTNTTRPRLYADAIPALSYLFELALNLLYAAWVIFYSLSKSRFAFFHPKMRNICLVALLSLCAVLIPVVFFVLDIAKPEIAGWGTYIRWVGSAAASVVVWEWVERIEALERDERKDGILGREVFDGDEMLEVTPSEEVDWPRQQYNGGNDRGGGTGMSSAWGGMMRPLRPRGGRNTQGPGEGQGTTAATRARRRGSARPTPPPAAVTPVSRADTTSAASTVYNVHYYPVSSPTPPVAMPFMEEEDERSDGEKEFAVFDNQQANSPTQNTSMDPGREDSPQIVNTDPRWRTILNPFKSRHAALPREVASAQAGEEGCLPSDEHNQQGDIESSPRTSRRSDFFSFHRMTNPTSRRGSATEQLPVTVIPARQRGQHTWSPQWFTDSNFVDQSPSRRTAQRSRDPRMRVIQPQVQSAAPWTAADVEGSFSSMDYELRYDPEAAALVPEEPSSDHHSAQPENPVHPAMPTQGGNHSRTQSMSEGRQDSQDAQGTGQHSHDPQRGGSGSEASGSQR, encoded by the exons atggccatggagCACAATGACGGCCGCCTCGCTCCCCGCCAAATATGGGCCGCTCCTACCAGCACGACCACCAGGAGCTATGTACCCGGCTGCACTCCTTTCCTGCTCCCTAGTGATG gttatatctttttaaatcGTACCTACTCAATATCTCTCACCGACAATGTGATCTATGATCCTATGTGCACGAGCACACCAACGAACACGGACTATGCAGATGCTGCGCTGGATACCCGTGACCCCTTTTACGCATCGGTAACCCCGCAATTATACGCCATGGGCTGTGCGACTGTCGTTAGCTACCTACTTGTTATCATTCTGCTTATTACGCCTCGAACATTCTACGTTGGTGGCCCTGGAGGTGGTGCCAATTTCCTCGGTCGACATGGGATGGTAAGCGGGTCCTACAGCAACAACTCCTCTGTCGTGGGTGTTGGCGGCCGTCCATGGCTGCAAAAGCTCGCTGCACTGCTGGTCGCCATATCTCTAACCATAGCAACTGCCGATTCTTTTCGGGTGGCTGAGAGGCAATATGACCACGGCTATTCGGACGCGGAGGCGTTGACTTCGGAGGTCATCGACGGAACCGAGATCAAAGTCGTTCGGATCATCTCAAGTACCTTCTTATGGCTGGCCCAAGTTCAAACTTTGATTCGCCTTTTCCCTCGGCATAAGGAGAAGGTCATGATCAAATGGGCGGGCTTTGCGTTGATTGTCCTGGATACCATTTTTGCGATTCTGGATAAGTTTTTGGTCAAGACGAATACTACGCGACCACGACTCTATGCAGATGCCATTCCGGCACTCAGTTATCTTTTTGAACTcgccctcaacctccttTATGCCGCTTGggtaatattttattctttatcAAAATCTCGATTCGCCTTTTTTCATCCGAAGATGAGAAACATTTGCCTGGTGGCACTGCTATCTTTATGCGCAGTCCTGATACCCGTTgtcttttttgttttggaTATTGCGAAACCCGAAATAGCTGGGTGGGGTACATATATTAGATGGGTTGGctcggcagcagcaagtgTTGTCGTTTGGGAATGGGTGGAACGTATTGAAGCCTTGGAACGAGACGAGAGAAAGGACGGCATCCTCGGGAGGGAAGTCTTCGACGGTGATGAAATGCTCGAGGTCACACCGTCTGAGGAGGTCGATTGGCCCCGTCAACAATACAATGGCGGGAATGATCGCGGTGGAGGCACCGGAATGTCTTCAGCCTGGGGAGGCATGATGCGGCCGTTAAGACCCCGCGGAGGCCGCAATACCCAAGGCCCAGGCGAGGGCCAGGGCACTACTGCAGCTACGAGGGCACGACGGCGAGGATCCGCTAGGCCTACTCCGCCGCCCGCAGCTGTCACCCCAGTCAGTCGAGCCGACACGACAAGCGCGGCTAGCACTGTCTATAATGTGCATTATTACCCGGTCTCCAGCCCCACACCACCAGTAGCCATGCCTTTcatggaggaagaggacgaaaGGTCCGATGGTGAGAAGGAATTTGCCGTGTTCGATAACCAACAGGCTAATTCGCCTACTCAAAACACCTCCATGGATCCAGGAAGAGAGGATTCGCCGCAGATTGTAAATACGGATCCCCGGTGGCGGACGATCCTCAATCCATTCAAGAGCAGACATGCAGCTTTACCACGAGAAGTTGCCTCTGCGCAagcaggggaagaaggatgcCTTCCGTCGGATGAACATAACCAGCAAGGGGATATAGAGTCGTCACCGCGCACTTCCCGACGGTCTGACTTCTTCTCATTCCATCGCATGACAAATCCTACATCTAGACGTGGGAGCGCTACTGAACAGCTGCCAGTTACCGTGATTCCTGCTCGACAACGCGGCCAGCATACATGGTCGCCGCAATGGTTTACAGATTCCAACTTTGTCGATCAGTCCCCAAGCCGGCGAACTGCACAGCGCTCTCGTGATCCACGGATGAGAGTTATCCAGCCACAAGTTCAAAGCGCCGCGCCATGGACGGCTGCTGACGTGGAAGGATCCTTCAGCTCTATGGATTATGAGTTGCGTTACGATCCAGAAGCCGCGGCCCTTGTACCTGAAGAACCCTCTTCTGATCATCACTCTGCGCAGCCCGAGAATCCGGTACATCCGGCTATGCCGACCCAGGGAGGAAACCATTCAAGGACACAGTCGATGTCGGAGGGTCGGCAAGACAGCCAGGATGCGCAAGGAACTGGGCAGCATTCTCATGATCCTCAGAGGGGTGGGTCTGGCAGTGAGGCATCAGGGTCTCAGCGATAG
- a CDS encoding uncharacterized protein (COG:S;~EggNog:ENOG410PWAF;~InterPro:IPR001810,IPR036047,IPR032675;~PFAM:PF12937;~go_function: GO:0005515 - protein binding [Evidence IEA]), with the protein MAAVNRNMFDACVATERPQGPSMLVLPLNIIAQIVGCVEDPGDLARLCRTCRVLNYMALPQLYRNITLTSYDKIRYRGDQPEGMGSASPFTMGLNAVITRPYALLVRSLILRGDWREQELEEHARVGRVPDSSMMLNITVRAAVDKMQDLESFRWELSSKMLETVYLGLAQLPKLTSLTIRFPSSRHPRPTTVIPPMPHLRYLKIMDIDPLCYPDDISTLLCTARKLKELKLHWSPRMRNMQEPSVMLHDYFRKCISMKKPLAIKKLGMSNLYARHSEEFTLAFDTGTVEEVTMLQEVPSESANLNTFVDSTWPVIPHAKPMVLRSLRANIYNQRQTEFLGSFTGLENLYLLGATSLSDSINSPREAGPCATTLTPPGSDNANCTSKDLITPSSADSPSNTPSLQARIRDNSINSIVINHAATLRHLLLPARWALSSNIIARIVHASPQLEQLAFAAEVSSMDTLGLLLPFLRNLEALRLLIPTATCASPGDETCPKPPKQCKDTNGIDIGARALAEFVEQDDEVLIEKLSEALADQQLFQRLKVLGFGRKAFLLGEYYTVPADQSQPREGVQSQTPAESRAPSMDDKSPQSYGDSEQGNNNVGLGVGLLSPGPNQTQTNSPKLPSFQQKSSQPTPVLGKRMRDEESALVREWTGSVDDCLLGGPRNRTLRRRVQRVGWDVIKQWEIWGKDTQEL; encoded by the exons ATGGCGGCTGTCAATCGGAATATGTTCGACGCATGCGTCGCTACTGAGCGGCCTCAAGGCCCCAGCATGCTGGTCCTCCCGCTGAATATCATTGCGCAGATTGTCGGTTGC GTGGAAGACCCAGGCGACCTCGCCCGATTATGCCGAACATGTCGCGTCCTCAATTACATGGCCCTCCCCCAGCTCTACCGAAACATCACGTTAACCTCCTACGATAAAATCCGATATCGCGGCGACCAGCCGGAGGGCATGGGAAGCGCCAGTCCGTTTACAATGGGGTTGAATGCTGTTATCACGCGACCGTACGCACTGTTGGTGCGGTCGCTCATCTTGCGGGGGGACTGGCGGGAGCAAGAACTCGAAGAGCACGCGCGGGTCGGCCGGGTGCCGGATTCCTCGATGATGCTGAATATAACCGTGCGCGCGGCTGTCGATAAGATGCAGGATTTGGAGAGCTTCCGCTGGGAACTTAGCTCGAAGATGCTCGAAACTGTGTACCTGGGGCTGGCGCAGCTACCCAAGCTGACCTCCCTGACGATAAGGTTTCCGTCGAGTCGGCATCCCCGGCCAACGACTGTGATTCCGCCGATGCCGCACCTGAGATACCTCAAGATTATGGATATTGATCCGCTTTGTTACCCCGATGATATATCGACATTACTTTGCACGGCGAGGAAATTGAAGGAGCTGAAACTGCACTGGTCGCCGCGGATGAGGAATATGCAGGAACCGAGTGTTATGCTTCACGATTACTTTCGCAAGTGTATTTCCATGAAGAAGCCGTTGGCCATCAAGAAACTTGGGATGTCAAATCTATATGCTCGCCATAGTGAGGAGTTCACCCTCGCGTTCGACACCGGCACGGTGGAGGAAGTGACAATGCTCCAAGAGGTTCCATCAGAGTCGGCGAATCTGAACACATTCGTTGACAGCACATGGCCTGTGATACCTCATGCTAAACCTATGGTGCTCAGAAGCCTCAGGGCAAATATCTATAACCAGAGACAGACCGAGTTTCTCGGAAGCTTCACGGGTCTTGAAAACCTATACTTACTCGGTGCGACAAGCCTTTCTGATTCGATCAATTCACCTCGGGAAGCGGGCCCATGCGCAACGACTCTCACGCCACCTGGATCCGATAATGCGAACTGCACTTCGAAGGACCTTATAACTCCGTCGTCGGCGGACTCTCCGTCGAATACGCCTAGTTTACAAGCCAGGATCAGAGATAACTCCATAAACAGCATCGTAATAAACCACGCCGCAACACTCCGacaccttctcctccccgcGCGGTGGGCACTTTCATCCAACATAATAGCCCGCATTGTCCACGCAAGCCCGCAACTAGAACAACTGGCTTTTGCAGCGGAAGTATCAAGCATGGACACGTTAGGGCTTTTACTCCCCTTCCTCCGCAATCTTGAAGCATTgcgcctcctcatcccaacCGCAACCTGCGCGTCACCCGGAGACGAGACGTGCCCCAAGCCTCCCAAGCAATGCAAGGACACAAATGGCATCGATATTGGCGCCAGGGCCTTGGCAGAATTTGTAGAACAAGACGATGAAGTCCTCATCGAAAAACTAAGCGAAGCTCTCGCCGATCAACAACTCTTCCAACGACTGAAAGTGCTCGGCTTTGGCCGGAAGGCTTTCCTTCTAGGCGAATACTACACAGTCCCAGCGGATCAATCACAACCACGAGAAGGGGTTCAATCCCAGACACCAGCAGAATCTCGCGCGCCGAGTATGGATGACAAGAGCCCGCAGAGCTACGGTGACTCTGAGCAAGGGAACAACAACGTTGGTCTGGGCGTAGGCCTTCTAAGCCCAGGACCAAACCAGACACAGACAAACTCACCGAAGCTACCTTCATTCCAGCAGAAGAGCTCCCAACCAACGCCAGTTCTTGGGAAGCGGATGCGAGATGAAGAGAGTGCCCTTGTACGCGAGTGGACCGGAAGCGTAGATGACTGTCTATTAGGAGGTCCTAGGAACCGCACGTTACGACGAAGGGTACAGCGCGTGGGCTGGGACGTGATAAAGCAATGGGAGATATGGGGTAAGGATACGCAGGAACTCTGA